A region of Silurus meridionalis isolate SWU-2019-XX chromosome 15, ASM1480568v1, whole genome shotgun sequence DNA encodes the following proteins:
- the LOC124398292 gene encoding LOW QUALITY PROTEIN: uncharacterized protein LOC124398292 (The sequence of the model RefSeq protein was modified relative to this genomic sequence to represent the inferred CDS: inserted 1 base in 1 codon) encodes MWAENDLCPEKLQSCAEPTDGKVYRMYHGTSREAATEILINGFKPSANGMLGRGVYLSRDLNKASRYPLELPERLRVVIRVNVHVGRVKRIDFQGHPLQKTWHDHGYDTAWCPPNCGMVXSGLEEDCVWDPSHIQVIDVIQPRQSLAQQVKKKHWSQPIDGKVYIMYHGTSREAAAKIMINGFEPSADGMLGHGVYLSRDLNKASRYPLELPENLRVVLKVRVKVGKVKKIDHQGHPLQKTWHDHGYDTAWCPPECGMVPSGLEEDCVWDPSRIKVIGIIPPKKNIRTIP; translated from the exons ATGTGGGCTGAAAATGATTTGTGTCCAGAAAAGCTCCAAAGTTGTGCAGAACCTACTGATGGAAAAGTGTACCGAATGTATCATGGTACATCCCGTGAGGCTGCTACCGAAATATTAATCAATGGCTTTAAACCGTCTGCGAACGGCATGTTAGGGCGTGGTGTGTATCTCAGTCGTGATCTTAATAAGGCCAGTAGATATCCTTTGGAGCTCCCTGAGCGCCTGAGAGTTGTTATAAGGGTGAATGTCCATGTTGGGAGAGTGAAGAGAATCGATTTTCAAGGTCACCCACTGCAGAAAACCTGGCATGATCATGGCTATGACACTGCTTGGTGTCCTCCTAACTGTGGCATGG CAAGTGGTCTGGAAGAAGATTGTGTGTGGGATCCAAGCCATATCCAGGTCATTGATGTAATTCAACCAAGACAATCTCTAGCACAGCAGGTAAAGAAAAAGCA CTGGTCACAACCTATTGATGGAAAAGTGTACATAATGTATCATGGCACCTCCCGTGAGGCTGCTGCCAAAATAATGATCAATGGCTTTGAACCGTCTGCGGATGGCATGTTAGGGCATGGTGTGTACCTCAGCCGTGATCTTAATAAGGCCAGTAGATACCCTTTGGAGCTCCCTGAGAACCTGAGAGTTGTTCTAAAAGTGAGAGTTAAAGTTGGGAAAGTGAAGAAAATCGATCACCAAGGTCACCCACTGCAGAAAACCTGGCACGATCATGGCTATGACACTGCTTGGTGTCCTCCTGAATGTGGCATGGTTCCAAGTGGTCTGGAAGAAGATTGTGTGTGGGATCCAAGCCGTATCAAGGTCATTGGTATaattccaccaaaaaaaaacatcaggacTATTCCATGA